One region of Catenuloplanes indicus genomic DNA includes:
- a CDS encoding TraR/DksA family transcriptional regulator produces the protein MLVNSVMTGGTKTARPEHETDQIRQSLQDRFNELAAEYETALADSQALRLAEMDDAAGDDSADSGTKVAEREAAALLLQTVLDRRDQFARALESLDAGTYGYCESCTKPIAVERLAIFPSATTCVACKSNRERRSF, from the coding sequence ATGCTCGTCAACAGCGTCATGACCGGTGGCACCAAGACCGCGCGGCCGGAGCACGAGACCGACCAGATCCGGCAGAGCCTCCAGGACCGCTTCAACGAGCTCGCCGCGGAGTACGAGACCGCGCTGGCCGACAGCCAGGCGCTGCGTCTCGCGGAGATGGACGACGCGGCCGGCGACGACAGCGCGGACAGCGGCACCAAGGTCGCCGAGCGGGAGGCCGCGGCGCTGCTGCTGCAGACCGTGCTGGACCGCCGTGACCAGTTCGCCCGCGCGCTGGAGTCGCTGGACGCCGGCACGTACGGCTACTGCGAGTCGTGCACCAAGCCGATCGCGGTGGAGCGACTGGCCATCTTCCCGTCCGCCACCACCTGCGTCGCCTGCAAGAGCAACCGCGAGCGCCGCTCGTTCTGA
- a CDS encoding uridine kinase produces the protein MMIRPISPAKLVEELADRLAADAPGSRLRVAVDGAAPAGPDALAAALVDPLRVRGRAAVHVPASGFLRPASLRFEFGRHNPDAFYESWLDETGLMREVLDPAEPGRILPSLWDPVTDRATRAPYRQLPADGIVLVSGQFLLGGLLAFDVAVHLTQSAAALARRTPESELWTVPAFARYDDEVAPATFADVVVRMDDPRHPALVENA, from the coding sequence ATGATGATCCGGCCGATCTCCCCGGCGAAGCTGGTGGAGGAGCTCGCTGACCGCCTCGCGGCGGACGCGCCCGGCAGCCGCCTGCGCGTCGCCGTGGACGGTGCGGCACCGGCCGGGCCGGACGCGCTGGCGGCGGCGCTGGTCGATCCGCTGCGGGTGCGGGGCCGGGCGGCGGTGCACGTGCCCGCGAGCGGGTTCCTGCGGCCGGCGTCGCTGCGGTTCGAGTTCGGCCGGCACAATCCGGACGCGTTCTACGAGAGCTGGCTGGACGAGACCGGGCTGATGCGCGAGGTGCTGGACCCGGCCGAGCCCGGCCGGATCCTGCCGTCGCTGTGGGACCCGGTCACCGACCGGGCCACCCGCGCGCCCTACCGGCAGCTCCCGGCGGACGGGATCGTGCTGGTCAGCGGCCAGTTCCTGCTCGGCGGGCTGCTCGCGTTCGACGTGGCCGTGCATCTGACCCAGTCCGCCGCGGCACTCGCGCGGCGGACCCCCGAGAGTGAGCTGTGGACGGTGCCGGCGTTCGCTCGTTATGACGACGAGGTCGCACCCGCCACGTTCGCCGACGTCGTTGTCCGGATGGACGATCCCCGGCACCCCGCCCTGGTCGAAAATGCGTGA